A window of uncultured Draconibacterium sp. contains these coding sequences:
- a CDS encoding bifunctional alpha,alpha-trehalose-phosphate synthase (UDP-forming)/trehalose-phosphatase yields the protein MNRLIIASNRLPVSITKSEKNLSLTPSAGGLATGLKSYHKGNDSVWIGWPGVSPGTKKEAAEITSLLEQEQCLPVFLSEQQIVNYYDGFSNATLWPLFHYFGEFTEFNETYWESYYQVNLQFAEAIIANAEENDTVWVHDYQLLLVPNILRQKRPDLRIGFFLHIPFPSYELIRILPWREEIIEGMLGADLLGFHTYDYARHFISSVKRLLGHDVEFNQIKLENRQVYIDVFPMGIDYNKFEKLALEVQSKPIQERSKEHQDIDRFLMGKPDRKIILSIDRLDYTKGIPERLKAFRYFLNKYPEYREQVSLIMLTVPSRTDVEQYQNLKNEVDILVGNINGEYGTLNWNPVIYFYRSMPFENLIELYSSADVALLTPLRDGMNLVAKEYIASKVNHKGALILSEMAGASRELGEAISVNPNNIPQTAEAIYKALTQTDKEREKAVLAMQKRIKRYDVHKWASEFMTALKSTIEKQMDHHARKISPKLRSEILEDFRSSKSKTLFLDYDGTLQRFFDDPQAASPDKELYDLLDRISKLEKTKLVLVSGRDRDTFDKWFGNRNYNLIAEHGAWERKLGKGWAERKAINSEWKDSILPVLESFVDRTPGSFIEEKTYSLVWHYRKADIELGVVRALELLHTVSNLILNQDLEILEGKKVIEIKVTGINKGTAAAEFLATSPSESILAFGDDWTDEFLFKELPANAHTVKVGSENSVAKYYVNNYKDVRNFLKELLK from the coding sequence ATGAATAGATTAATAATTGCCTCGAACCGCTTGCCGGTTAGTATAACAAAATCAGAGAAAAATTTAAGCTTAACACCAAGTGCCGGAGGACTGGCAACTGGTTTAAAATCATACCATAAAGGGAACGACAGTGTTTGGATTGGGTGGCCCGGTGTAAGTCCGGGAACAAAAAAAGAAGCTGCCGAAATTACATCATTGCTCGAACAGGAACAATGTTTGCCCGTATTTTTAAGCGAGCAACAAATTGTAAATTATTACGATGGTTTTAGCAATGCAACGCTTTGGCCACTGTTTCACTACTTTGGAGAGTTTACCGAATTTAACGAGACGTACTGGGAGAGTTATTACCAGGTAAACCTGCAATTTGCGGAGGCCATTATTGCCAACGCAGAAGAAAACGACACAGTATGGGTACACGACTACCAACTGTTACTGGTTCCAAATATTTTACGCCAAAAACGGCCGGATCTCAGAATTGGTTTTTTCCTTCACATTCCATTTCCCTCTTACGAATTGATTCGAATTCTTCCCTGGCGCGAAGAGATTATTGAAGGAATGCTGGGTGCCGATTTACTGGGATTTCACACCTACGACTATGCCCGTCATTTTATCAGTTCGGTAAAACGTTTGTTGGGCCACGATGTGGAATTTAATCAGATAAAACTTGAAAACCGTCAGGTGTATATCGATGTATTCCCAATGGGAATTGATTACAATAAATTTGAAAAACTGGCATTGGAAGTGCAGAGCAAACCCATTCAGGAACGCTCGAAAGAACACCAGGACATTGACCGTTTTCTGATGGGAAAACCCGACCGGAAAATAATTCTTTCCATCGACCGGCTCGACTATACCAAAGGAATTCCTGAGCGATTAAAAGCTTTCAGGTATTTTCTGAACAAGTACCCCGAATACCGCGAACAGGTTTCACTTATTATGTTGACTGTTCCTTCGCGAACCGATGTGGAACAATATCAAAACTTAAAAAACGAAGTAGATATTTTGGTTGGAAATATAAATGGCGAATACGGAACGCTTAACTGGAACCCGGTTATTTATTTTTACCGGTCGATGCCATTTGAAAACCTGATTGAGTTATACAGCTCGGCCGACGTTGCACTTCTTACGCCTTTACGCGATGGAATGAACCTGGTGGCAAAAGAATACATCGCATCGAAAGTAAACCACAAAGGCGCATTAATACTAAGCGAAATGGCCGGTGCATCGCGCGAACTTGGCGAAGCTATTTCGGTAAATCCCAACAACATACCGCAAACTGCCGAAGCCATTTACAAAGCGCTTACCCAAACCGACAAAGAACGCGAAAAGGCAGTACTGGCCATGCAAAAACGCATTAAACGATACGATGTACACAAATGGGCTTCTGAATTTATGACAGCCTTAAAATCGACCATCGAAAAACAGATGGATCATCATGCCCGAAAAATATCGCCAAAATTACGATCTGAGATTCTCGAAGATTTTAGGAGCTCAAAATCAAAAACGTTGTTTTTAGACTACGACGGCACTTTGCAACGTTTTTTTGATGATCCGCAGGCAGCATCGCCCGACAAAGAATTGTACGATTTACTCGACCGTATTTCGAAACTTGAAAAAACAAAACTGGTATTGGTAAGCGGACGCGACCGTGATACATTCGACAAATGGTTTGGCAACCGAAACTACAATTTAATAGCCGAACACGGCGCCTGGGAACGAAAACTGGGCAAAGGCTGGGCCGAAAGAAAAGCAATAAATTCGGAATGGAAAGACAGTATACTTCCTGTACTCGAATCGTTTGTTGACCGCACACCGGGAAGTTTTATCGAAGAAAAAACCTATTCGCTGGTGTGGCACTACCGTAAAGCCGACATAGAATTAGGAGTGGTTCGTGCTCTTGAATTGCTGCATACCGTATCAAATTTAATTCTGAACCAGGATCTGGAAATTCTGGAAGGTAAAAAAGTAATTGAAATTAAAGTTACCGGAATTAATAAAGGGACTGCCGCTGCTGAATTTTTGGCGACGAGCCCGTCGGAATCGATTCTGGCTTTTGGCGACGACTGGACCGATGAATTTCTGTTTAAAGAACTACCGG